Within Lytechinus pictus isolate F3 Inbred chromosome 7, Lp3.0, whole genome shotgun sequence, the genomic segment gcaacttaAATTGTAACTGAAGAAATTATTAGGGGCTTGCGCATGATTTTTCGTGTTGCGTTTGAATGCAaatctttctgcaacgggccccacgACATGATTGATTTGGGGTTTTAAGAGACTACAAGAAGAGAGATTTCGTCCTAACAGGTTGCCCCTATTCTTGAATATGAGTTGTTCTCTTATTCTTTGAGTACCAGGTCCACTCCAAATCAACTTGATTTGAatgaacagagaaaaatcaatctgCCATAGACTTAGAATCAATATCAATCATAAAGTTGTGTGTATCTTCATGTAACAAAGGAACTAATTCATTTGAGATAGCAGTGTTCTGAGACCTGCACTATATTCCTTTTAACTCCCACCAAAATGACTGGATCGCTCATCCTTATCTGCTTGGTTACAATTGTGCCGTAATCAGTGTTGGGTTCGATGTATGAAGTTGGAATAACTCTGTGTGCTTATAAAATATGGGGGTGGGTACCATTCTGTAAAATGGGATTATCAGTTAGTTTTGTGACCTTTGTGAATtgatgattgaatgaatgaataattgttttgattgattgattgattgattcagattcatccattcatccatccacccagccatcaatccatccatccatccatgcatccatccatccacccacccccCATTCATTCATCCAATCATCCAATCATCCATCCTTCCATCTGTCGGTCTATCCAtccatgaataaatgaataaatacactAATCATTTCATTCCTTTATCAGGACAACGGCAGTGTGTCCGATCATTGATGTGATAGATAACATGGATTATAGGGTGTATCCACAGGGTACAGGTGATCAGGATAGGGGTGGCTTTGACTGGAGTCTCTACTGGAAACATCTTCCTGTACCAGAGTTTGAGAAACGCAGGAGACAGCATCCTTCAGAACCCTACAGGTAATCCATCTAGAATTACTTGATGAAGATATACTTACTTTAGTTACTTGGATTTACTTGGATGTAGAGATGTAAAGCTTGTAGCTTATTTGCCCCTCATCACGTTGGATAGTCTCTGGTAGGGTAGATCTGTTGAAGATGttcattataatttctttttcattacttttgaGTCCAGAGGAGTGataagttgaaaaaaatatctcaagtcattttgacacaattttttttaatggaatgtGTTCATGATCATAAAACAGTATTTtaaaatccacttgtgctataATGCACTCAAGTGTAATGAAGTTCAAGCTGAAGTTTCTGTTAGGATTTTCCTCTTGTAGTTTGAGCTTGTTCCCAATGCTTGCCTGACTTGACAGATATTTAAAATTTATTGTCTTTACATTGAAAATCTActaatggggcattgcaagataTGTTCAATTGTAAATCAATTCTAAATCTCTAAGTATAATGGGGCATTACAAGaaagttgatttgcaattgaatgcAGATCAGTCACAAATatgtgtttaatcaaaggaattaaacataattttctaGCAACATACCATGAGACATAATTGTGTAATGGTCCAAGTGCTTTAAATAAGTGAAACTTGATTGCAATTGGGTGGATGCATAATACTGTGCGCCATCTATCTGTTGGCAGCGGACAGGCCAGTTTTAAACTTTTGGGTCGACATCATGGTGCAGCCAGTGCATAGTGCTGGTGTGAAGatgcttaaaaaatgaaaaccatataTGATAAATGGAGGAAGAATTCACCGAAAACGGTctaaatttcctgaagaaatctgcagcaaatttctctcccacctcctAGATCCTGGTAAACAGCATAAATTTATGCAAACTGGCTAACCCGCATCGGTCATACAGCATAATGCACTAGCGCACTCAGCAGATGCCGACTTTTTCCCATAATGCATTGCAAATTTCGGCCTGTCCGCTGCAACTGATTGGTGGTGCActgtattgtgaatccaccgaattggAGTATCCTTGAGAGGTAAAAAGTTGATATTGATCTTAGTTTGAAAGTGGTGAAAGTAATGACATTATATACGCCTTGGCCTTGGAGTTTTCTTTCAAACATTTGTGAAATAGCTTCTGTCGTAGTACATGAACAATTCAGATTTTCATCTTTCTATCTGTCTGGTTAGGTCACCAGCAATGGCAGGAGGACTATTTGCCATGGAcagaaaatatttctttgaacTCGGTGCTTACGATGAAGGACTTGAAATCTGGGGTGGAGAAAACTTTGAACTATCTTTTAAAGTGAGTGAAGATTCCTTAAAttgatggtccgggctgaaaaaaattatatctaaatgaatagagtaaaatttatatagcaaaatgctgaaaatttcatcaaaatcggataacaaataacaaagttattgaattgtaaAGTGGTCCTTTAATGGACAAtgaattaattcaattcaatgttatGTAAAGTTATTGTCATTGTTAAaactaaaactacatgtactgcAGGTGAATGAAATTTTGATAATATGCGTGTTTATCAAGTAATACCCTGTAAATTGAtactttgaattgaataaagcTTCATTGGCAAGATACCGTCTGTGTATTGTGTGATCCCATTTAAAGTCTGCAAGTGTCATGGGTCACGTACACAAAAAGTTTGTGCATACGACATCAAATCTTCATTTGACATAACAAGAGTTTAggaatgatatatatattgggGAATGATTTCAACTTGTGTGTTAGAGAGCCCTGGGGGCTGTTTTATAATGCCTTATGATTATATGGTAATGGGAGCTTTGTTCGTTGTGGTAactgccatggaaaccttgatcgTGATAAGCTACTGAATTCGTGTTGTGAGTTAGCAACACTTGGAGCCATTTTAttaagctgttcataagttatgcATGACTTTATGCATGACCCTTAtgatgatcctttcttgtgctaattAATATAGCCATGTGTAGTTGACTTGGCACTTTTTCCAAACTtaatgaacagctttataaaacgaCCCCTTGTTTGCATCTCTTTCTTTGCTTAGATTTGGATGTGCGGAGGGTCGTTATTGTGGGTACCTTGTTCCAGAGTTGGTCATGTCTATAGGATATTAGGGAAAGTCCCCTATTCAGCTCCAAATGGAAGCATGCTTATACTCAGTGAAAGGGTGAGTATTTTCAAAACTTATGTACAtcagtttttgaaaaaaaaacactcaagAAAATATATTCTTCTTGAGACTGTCATACTCATGATCCTGAGTCAATAGAGTTTAATAAAATCTTATCTTGTTTTATCTTGTTTTAACTTGAATTTGATTTCCAGGTAAatagaaatcagtattttatcTTCCAGTTCAGGGTAAGAATTGCCATTTGACAGACCCTGCATGTATTATATACAGACATTGTGTTTATCCCCTTTTCCCTacatgtttattatttatttctgtaCTTCTAATGCCATCATTAAATACCGCcctgtatttatttttaatacctGTTTGCTCTTTGACGCAGGAAAACCAGTAAGAACTTCTTCTATCATTTTAGTTTTGATATCTTTTATAGTTTGCAAGATATGAGTTGAAGTACATTacttcatgtatttttattttatttctaattttttttatgagagCACCTGATAAATCATAGATATTGATTACCTCTGATGGATTTCCCTTTATTTTGGTGTAGAATTTACGGCGTGTGGTAGAGGTGTGGTTTGACGACTACAAAGAGTATTTCTACAGGAGCAAGCCAGAGTCCCTACTTGTGTCAACAGGAAATATAGAGAAACAGCTTGCATTCAGGGAAAAGTTTAAATGCAAGTCCTTTGGTTGGTTTATGAAAGAGATTGCACCAGATGTCATAGAGAAATACCCTCTGCCTCATGCTAACAAATTCTGGGGAGAGGTGAGTGTCAACCATCCATTTCTGCACTTACATCATTAGGGTAATAGGATGGCAAGGGGAGGggtttgtgaatgattatttcttAAATACCACATTTTCATGAAGTAgtgttaattttttattcagtaTCTTTCAGATGTCAGcaaatttttatttgcattCAATGCCACTAATtacttttcatataatttcCTACATAATTTTGAGTCATCTGTGAGTTTTTTTCTGAAGTAAAGATTATCAAGTATGTACAATTGTTCTTTAACAGACGCATTAAATGCAATTAGGTTAAATAAATGTAACTGGTTCTTTGCCAGCACACTAAGCCGAACCAGTTTTCTTAATCAACACCGTAGTAGTTTACTTACGGCTACACacatatttttgtaaagcttTTCCCCCAAAATTGTGTGCATTATAGATTCATTGAATCATATTTATTCTGGGTTCTTACTTGtgtatattaattaattattgttttttcatattaatTTCAGTTTATTGTTTATTCTATGGCATTTTTGTATTGCAATATTGAAATCTATATATTgcatatatttacattttacaatatatgtcctgccttgacttttttttggtatgaaatgtagaaataaattaatcaaacaaTTACTTCTAAACTGAAACATAGGCATCAATATCTCCTAGATTTCACCATCTTCTATTCTATAAGCATTTCGTAGAAACTCATAAAGTCACATCATTATCTCTTTCTTTTCAACCAACAGATTCGAAATAAAAAGGGGGCACACTGCGTCGACTCGATGGGGTCAAAGGACGGTGGGCGTGTGGGGATTTCATACTGCCATGGGGCAGGAGGTAACCAGCTGTTCCGGGTGACCGATAACGGTCAGCTGCGTATCCATGACCAGTGTGCCTATGACCATTATAAGGAGGTCAGGTTAAGAAGATGCGGTGGCTCAGGCGGAGGATG encodes:
- the LOC129264469 gene encoding N-acetylgalactosaminyltransferase 7-like, which produces MDTPAVVGAVYKQNTLGNYELVELPVREGPGEGGAAVRTQPSEKAMVDKLIQEYGFNQYVSDKISLDRNIADLRSQQCKHWQYPETLPTTSVIIVFHNEGWSTLLRTVHSVFNRSPPQLLHEIILVDDFSTKEHLKERLEDYIQESRFGDKMKLVRNSAREGLIRTRIIGARHATGDVLLWLDAHCEVGINWLPPLLTPIAVNRTTAVCPIIDVIDNMDYRVYPQGTGDQDRGGFDWSLYWKHLPVPEFEKRRRQHPSEPYRSPAMAGGLFAMDRKYFFELGAYDEGLEIWGGENFELSFKIWMCGGSLLWVPCSRVGHVYRILGKVPYSAPNGSMLILSERNLRRVVEVWFDDYKEYFYRSKPESLLVSTGNIEKQLAFREKFKCKSFGWFMKEIAPDVIEKYPLPHANKFWGEIRNKKGAHCVDSMGSKDGGRVGISYCHGAGGNQLFRVTDNGQLRIHDQCAYDHYKEVRLRRCGGSGGGWSFDESTGLLHHAGTSQCVEHKPGANEIILAKCLSSKPSQLWEISSKHLRHH